ACACCGTGTGGCAGCCCGCGCGACGCATCAAGCGCACCAAGTCTTCGTCTCGCGTGATATCAGCCCGCACCTGGGTCGACCAACGGAACTTGAAGCCCTCGGCAATCATCGCCTCAAGGAGCCTGCGCGTATGGGCGGGGTTAGCCGCAAAATTGTCGTCGTAGAAGAAAACAAAGTTGCCTGGTTGGTTGTACCGCCGGAGCTCGGCGATGACGTTCTCGGTGGAACGAAAGCGGTACTTTCTGCCGAACATTCCCGTCACGGAACAGAAAGAGCAGTCGAAAGGACAGCCGCGGGAGGTCTGCACAGGGATGATGCGCTTACCCGCTACTTTCTTTCCTTTGCTCCTGACCAGCGAAAAATCCGGAAAGGGAATTTCGTCCATGACCACAGGTGGCGCGGGCACGGTGGTTGTGTAGGGTCTCCCGTCGCGCAGGTAGACAAGCTTCGGCACTTCGTCCAAGTTGCGCTTCCCAGCGACTGCTTCCAGCAACACAGGAAACGACGACTCTGCCTCGCCCAACATCACATAGTCGGCGTGGGCTAGGGCTTCCTCCGGCATGTAGGTTACATGCGGCCCGCCAAGCACTACCGGAATCCCCAGGTTGCGCACGCGCTCAGCAATGGCATAAGCACGAGGGGCAGTGGAGGTGACCGTAGAGATACCCACGAGATCCGCACTCGCCACTTCTTGCCAGTCTACTGCTCCTTGCTCTTCCACATAGACAGCGGCCTCCCAGCCCGCCTTCTGCGCGATGGTGGCCAATATGATAGTTCCCAACCGTGGAAGAGGAAAGCGTGTGAAGATGTGAAGGTTGGGGGCCTTTGGTTCGATAAGGATCACTTTT
Above is a window of Calditrichota bacterium DNA encoding:
- a CDS encoding B12-binding domain-containing radical SAM protein, whose amino-acid sequence is MAKVILIEPKAPNLHIFTRFPLPRLGTIILATIAQKAGWEAAVYVEEQGAVDWQEVASADLVGISTVTSTAPRAYAIAERVRNLGIPVVLGGPHVTYMPEEALAHADYVMLGEAESSFPVLLEAVAGKRNLDEVPKLVYLRDGRPYTTTVPAPPVVMDEIPFPDFSLVRSKGKKVAGKRIIPVQTSRGCPFDCSFCSVTGMFGRKYRFRSTENVIAELRRYNQPGNFVFFYDDNFAANPAHTRRLLEAMIAEGFKFRWSTQVRADITRDEDLVRLMRRAGCHTVFVGFETVNPASLAATKKHQTVAEMEEATRVFRRHRINVHGMFILGLDHDTFASVKETVRFAKKHQLASAQFLILTPLPGSRCYEELRAEGRITFNDWSLYDAHHVVFEPRGFSLIELQMAQIWAHQRFYSLTEMVRRLLAFRLEEVAIAHYARRLNSLWRKRNGLYLRLLELLRAKKGGRIKAQFWQDVAVDLPR